Proteins from a single region of Punica granatum isolate Tunisia-2019 chromosome 8, ASM765513v2, whole genome shotgun sequence:
- the LOC116215983 gene encoding putative disease resistance protein RGA4 isoform X1, producing the protein MIINPLAATMAEAVLASVVESVTGHLLSLVSQEIGLARGVSAELVKLQTTVSIIGGVLREADRRPVEAEDTKEWLKNLKELFYDADDLLDDFSTEVLRRRRVTGGVERIFNEENVSVLPIVGVGGLGKTTLARLVFNDDKVTEYFEMKLLWVCVSINFNVEDILRKIVRECTPSNNEGIANLRMSELLEKLKIWIDGKKFLLVLDDVWKDNRTKWLELREFLMSGAKGSKILVTARYPRVAETMTREFHELSGLPDDDSLSLLMQMAMKEEREWKNQNLEKIAREIVKKCAGVPLAIKTIGRLLVYSGCTEGHWLYFKDNDLSSINQEECDIMPTLKLSYDFLPSHLKPCFAYCSLFPQDYVLEPRELVYLWMAQGFINKPRGSGKTLEEVGYDYFKELLSRSFFQDIKEDLYGDIMSCRMHDLMHDLARLVAGDNCITIDSSREGKFQGGARHVTTDDLNVFNGFEGERRIRSLFLIFKKWIDTAVLDVSCFRSLRALRIRWAKITEISRSIGKLKHLRSLDLSGNDGLRCLPDSISMLCNLENLNLTECWDLEGLPSGITKLVNLRQLSVSGCENLTHMPRGMGTLTNLQKLDVFVVGEESNQNAAGLNELSRLIGLKKELTIRRLERVGSSSISSEVDASFSMEKLADLQCLVLSCSVHHRDTSNDEEVLERLRPHPYLKGLRIKAYWGARLPSWISQLHRLVQIEIAGCHRCRQLSPVDHLPFLKRISLRGLSNLEHIELSEGGRMPQSNFFPSLEEIELEYLPEFKGWEWERRGNRIEEEDGDSSSSSLLMLHSFSDKVKVKIDCCSRFSYMHGQQLLQLTRWRMKDVTALLLHQNDPLLLPLGPQRPMAVLVPTDPSPSTDSLSLTALTSLSISYIEDAEHLPVELFQSLPSLHVLYIRNCPRLKALPLRAILRHLPTLETLAIANCTKLDLSTENGDDDDGGGNAEGMTDLLQLQGHHKLRHLSILGVHKTECLPGWFQYFSNLQILTITDCKGLKSLLPGRLILPLLTSLDSLVLSYCPELDLSIGESEDMPMAAYSQFTKLRELEFYEIEKMETLPWWIQHLTNLESLVIISCENLKALPEWFPNLTSLEHLAICSCGEELTRRCQGKNGGGEDWPKISHIPHVEVER; encoded by the exons ATGATCATCAATCCGTTGGCTGCAACTATGGCCGAAGCGGTTCTCGCGAGCGTTGTGGAGTCCGTCACCGGACACCTTCTTTCCCTTGTCTCTCAGGAGATCGGACTAGCACGCGGTGTCAGCGCTGAGCTCGTGAAACTCCAGACCACTGTCTCAATCATCGGTGGTGTGCTTCGTGAGGCTGACAGGAGACCAGTTGAGGCTGAAGATACGAAGGAATGGCTCAAGAACTTGAAAGAGTTGTTCTACGATGCGGATGATCTGCTGGATGACTTCTCTACTGAAGTTTTGCGCCGTCGGAGAGTGACGGGAGGAGTTGAGCGGATCTTCAATGAG GAGAATGTTTCTGTCCTCCCAATCGTGGGTGTGGGAGGTCTAGGGAAAACGACATTGGCACGACTTGTGTTCAACGATGACAAGGTGACGGAATATTTCGAGATGAAGCTACTTTGGGTCTGTGTGTCTATCAATTTCAATGTGGAGGATATTCTGAGGAAGATAGTACGAGAATGCACCCCCAGTAACAACGAAGGAATTGCAAATCTCCGCATGAGTGAGTTGCTAGAAAAGCTGAAAATATGGATCGATGGAAAGAAGTTCTTACTTGTTTTAGATGATGTGTGGAAGGACAATCGGACTAAATGGTTGGAACTTCGAGAATTTCTCATGAGCGGTGCCAAAGGAAGTAAAATATTGGTGACCGCTCGCTATCCTCGTGTGGCGGAAACTATGACTCGAGAATTTCATGAATTGAGTGGCTTACCTGACGATGATTCGCTCTCTCTGTTGATGCAAATGGCAATGAAGGAGGAGCGCGAgtggaaaaatcaaaatctagaaAAGATTGCGAGAGAAATTGTGAAGAAGTGTGCGGGAGTTCCCCTTGCAATTAAGACGATTGGGCGACTGTTAGTGTATTCTGGATGTACGGAAGGACATTGGTTGTATTTCAAGGATAATGATTTGTCTTCGATAAATCAAGAAGAATGTGACATTATGCCAACGCTTAAGTTGAGTTATGATTTTCTGCCATCGCATTTGAAACCGTGCTTTGCTTATTGCAGCTTATTTCCTCAAGATTATGTACTAGAACCACGTGAGCTTGTCTATCTTTGGATGGCACAGGGATTTATTAATAAACCTCGAGGCAGTGGGAAAACCCTTGAAGAAGTAGGTTATGATTATTTCAAGGAGTTGCTTTCGAGATCCTTTTTCCAAGACATAAAAGAAGATTTGTACGGCGACATTATGAGCTGCAGAATGCATGATCTGATGCATGACCTCGCACGGCTAGTAGCAGGAGATAATTGCATCACCATTGATAGCTCACGTGAAGGGAAGTTCCAAGGAGGAGCTCGCCATGTAACTACCGATGATCTGAATGTGTTCAATGGATTtgagggagagagaagaatAAGGTCCCTGtttcttatatttaaaaagTGGATTGATACTGCTGTTCTGGATGTTTCATGTTTTAGAAGTCTACGGGCGCTGCGTATTCGTTGGGCCAAAATAACGGAGATTTCACGTTCCATTGGTAAACTCAAGCATTTAAGGAGCCTTGATCTCTCAGGGAATGATGGGTTAAGGTGTCTTCCGGATTCCATAAGCATGTTGTGCAATTTGGAGAACCTTAATCTCACAGAATGTTGGGATCTAGAAGGATTACCAAGTGGCATTACGAAGTTGGTCAATTTGAGGCAGCTCAGTGTGAGTGGATGCGAGAATTTAACACATATGCCGAGAGGGATGGGGACGTTGACtaatttgcaaaagttagacGTATTTGTAGTAGGGGAGGAATCGAACCAAAATGCTGCAGGGCTAAACGAGCTGAGCAGACTTATTGGATTGAAGAAAGAGTTGACTATTCGAAGATTGGAAAGAGTGGGGAGTAGTAGTATTTCGAGCGAGGTGGATGCTTCCTTCTCAATGGAGAAGTTAGCTGATCTTCAATGTTTGGTACTAAGTTGTTCCGTCCACCACAGAGATACAAGCAATGACGAAGAAGTTTTAGAAAGACTTCGACCCCATCCATATCTAAAGGGATTGAGGATAAAAGCATATTGGGGTGCCAGGCTTCCATCCTGGATCTCTCAACTGCATAGACTAGTTCAGATTGAGATTGCAGGTTGTCACAGATGCAGGCAGCTATCACCTGTGGATCACCTCCCTTTCCTCAAAAGAATCTCCTTGCGGGGTTTGAGTAATTTGGAGCATATAGAATTATCGGAGGGTGGGAGGATGCCACAGTCTAATTTCTTTCCATCCTTGGAAGAAATAGAGCTGGAGTATTTGCCTGAATTCAAGGGATGGGAGTGGGAGAGGAGGGGCAATAGAATTGAAGAGGAGGATGgcgattcttcttcttcttctttgttaATGCTCCACAGCTTCTCCGACAAGGTCAAGGTCAAGATAGATTGCTGCTCAAGATTCTCATACATGCATGGTCAACAGCTACTACAACTAACGAGATGGAGGATGAAGGATGTAACTGCACTCCTACTCCACCAAAACGATCCACTACTTCTTCCCCTTGGCCCCCAACGACCGATGGCAGTGCTGGTGCCTACTGATCCATCTCCATCGACTGATTCTCTATCTCTCACCGCACTGACTTCCCTCTCCATCAGCTATATTGAGGATGCAGAGCACTTGCCCGTGGAGTTGTTTCAGTCCCTCCCATCTCTCCACGTACTATATATTAGGAATTGCCCACGATTGAAAGCACTCCCTTTGAGGGCAATCCTCCGACACCTACCCACCCTTGAGACGCTGGCAATTGCTAACTGTACAAAGCTTGATTTATCCACTGAGAACGGTGACGACGACGACGGTGGTGGTAATGCTGAAGGCATGACCGATCTTTTGCAACTACAGGGCCATCATAAACTTCGCCATCTAAGTATCCTGGGAGTTCATAAGACGGAGTGTTTGCCTGGGTGGTTCCAGTACTTCTCCAACCTCCAAATTTTAACCATTACGGATTGCAAGGGTTTGAAGTCTCTTCTGCCTGGAAGACTGATTCTTCCGCTTCTCACCAGCCTCGACTCGTTGGTGCTATCCTACTGTCCAGAACTTGACTTATCAATAGGGGAGTCAGAAGACATGCCGATGGCGGCTTATTCTCAGTTCACTAAACTCCGCGAGTTGGAATTCTACGAGATAGAAAAAATGGAGACTCTCCCGTGGTGGATTCAGCACCTCACTAACCTTGAATCTTTAGTGATCATTTCCTGCGAGAATCTGAAGGCTTTGCCTGAGTGGTTTCCCAATCTCACCTCACTCGAACATCTTGCAATTTGTTCCTGCGGGGAGGAGCTGACAAGAAGGTGCCAAGGGAAAAACGGAGGAGGAGAGGACTGGCCTAAGATTTCTCACATACCGCATGTAGAAGTAGAAAGATGA
- the LOC116215983 gene encoding putative disease resistance protein At3g14460 isoform X2: MIINPLAATMAEAVLASVVESVTGHLLSLVSQEIGLARGVSAELVKLQTTVSIIGGVLREADRRPVEAEDTKEWLKNLKELFYDADDLLDDFSTEVLRRRRVTGGVERIFNEENVSVLPIVGVGGLGKTTLARLVFNDDKVTEYFEMKLLWVCVSINFNVEDILRKIVRECTPSNNEGIANLRMSELLEKLKIWIDGKKFLLVLDDVWKDNRTKWLELREFLMSGAKGSKILVTARYPRVAETMTREFHELSGLPDDDSLSLLMQMAMKEEREWKNQNLEKIAREIVKKCAGVPLAIKTIGRLLVYSGCTEGHWLYFKDNDLSSINQEECDIMPTLKLSYDFLPSHLKPCFAYCSLFPQDYVLEPRELVYLWMAQGFINKPRGSGKTLEEVGYDYFKELLSRSFFQDIKEDLYGDIMSCRMHDLMHDLARLVAGDNCITIDSSREGKFQGGARHVTTDDLNVFNGFEGERRIRSLFLIFKKWIDTAVLDVSCFRSLRALRIRWAKITEISRSIGKLKHLRSLDLSGNDGLRCLPDSISMLCNLENLNLTECWDLEGLPSGITKLVNLRQLSVSGCENLTHMPRGMGTLTNLQKLDVFVVGEESNQNAAGLNELSRLIGLKKELTIRRLERVGSSSISSEVDASFSMEKLADLQCLVLSCSVHHRDTSNDEEVLERLRPHPYLKGLRIKAYWGARLPSWISQLHRLVQIEIAGCHRCRQLSPVDHLPFLKRISLRGLSNLEHIELSEGGRMPQSNFFPSLEEIELEYLPEFKGWEWERRGNRIEEEDGDSSSSSLLMLHSFSDKVKVKIDCCSRFSYMHGQQLLQLTRWWMKDVTALLLHQNDPLLLPLGPQRPMAVLVPTDPSPSTDSLSLTALTSLSISYIEDAEHLPVELFQSLPSLQLQGHNKLRRLTITSIHETECLPGWFQYLSNLEHLNIRNCKGLKSLPGRVILPLFTTLKSLELYRCLELDLSTGESEEDEEDMSMLPNLQFPKLRKLEIRIYQNWRLFRGGFSTSFTLNLQSSYPARI; the protein is encoded by the exons ATGATCATCAATCCGTTGGCTGCAACTATGGCCGAAGCGGTTCTCGCGAGCGTTGTGGAGTCCGTCACCGGACACCTTCTTTCCCTTGTCTCTCAGGAGATCGGACTAGCACGCGGTGTCAGCGCTGAGCTCGTGAAACTCCAGACCACTGTCTCAATCATCGGTGGTGTGCTTCGTGAGGCTGACAGGAGACCAGTTGAGGCTGAAGATACGAAGGAATGGCTCAAGAACTTGAAAGAGTTGTTCTACGATGCGGATGATCTGCTGGATGACTTCTCTACTGAAGTTTTGCGCCGTCGGAGAGTGACGGGAGGAGTTGAGCGGATCTTCAATGAG GAGAATGTTTCTGTCCTCCCAATCGTGGGTGTGGGAGGTCTAGGGAAAACGACATTGGCACGACTTGTGTTCAACGATGACAAGGTGACGGAATATTTCGAGATGAAGCTACTTTGGGTCTGTGTGTCTATCAATTTCAATGTGGAGGATATTCTGAGGAAGATAGTACGAGAATGCACCCCCAGTAACAACGAAGGAATTGCAAATCTCCGCATGAGTGAGTTGCTAGAAAAGCTGAAAATATGGATCGATGGAAAGAAGTTCTTACTTGTTTTAGATGATGTGTGGAAGGACAATCGGACTAAATGGTTGGAACTTCGAGAATTTCTCATGAGCGGTGCCAAAGGAAGTAAAATATTGGTGACCGCTCGCTATCCTCGTGTGGCGGAAACTATGACTCGAGAATTTCATGAATTGAGTGGCTTACCTGACGATGATTCGCTCTCTCTGTTGATGCAAATGGCAATGAAGGAGGAGCGCGAgtggaaaaatcaaaatctagaaAAGATTGCGAGAGAAATTGTGAAGAAGTGTGCGGGAGTTCCCCTTGCAATTAAGACGATTGGGCGACTGTTAGTGTATTCTGGATGTACGGAAGGACATTGGTTGTATTTCAAGGATAATGATTTGTCTTCGATAAATCAAGAAGAATGTGACATTATGCCAACGCTTAAGTTGAGTTATGATTTTCTGCCATCGCATTTGAAACCGTGCTTTGCTTATTGCAGCTTATTTCCTCAAGATTATGTACTAGAACCACGTGAGCTTGTCTATCTTTGGATGGCACAGGGATTTATTAATAAACCTCGAGGCAGTGGGAAAACCCTTGAAGAAGTAGGTTATGATTATTTCAAGGAGTTGCTTTCGAGATCCTTTTTCCAAGACATAAAAGAAGATTTGTACGGCGACATTATGAGCTGCAGAATGCATGATCTGATGCATGACCTCGCACGGCTAGTAGCAGGAGATAATTGCATCACCATTGATAGCTCACGTGAAGGGAAGTTCCAAGGAGGAGCTCGCCATGTAACTACCGATGATCTGAATGTGTTCAATGGATTtgagggagagagaagaatAAGGTCCCTGtttcttatatttaaaaagTGGATTGATACTGCTGTTCTGGATGTTTCATGTTTTAGAAGTCTACGGGCGCTGCGTATTCGTTGGGCCAAAATAACGGAGATTTCACGTTCCATTGGTAAACTCAAGCATTTAAGGAGCCTTGATCTCTCAGGGAATGATGGGTTAAGGTGTCTTCCGGATTCCATAAGCATGTTGTGCAATTTGGAGAACCTTAATCTCACAGAATGTTGGGATCTAGAAGGATTACCAAGTGGCATTACGAAGTTGGTCAATTTGAGGCAGCTCAGTGTGAGTGGATGCGAGAATTTAACACATATGCCGAGAGGGATGGGGACGTTGACtaatttgcaaaagttagacGTATTTGTAGTAGGGGAGGAATCGAACCAAAATGCTGCAGGGCTAAACGAGCTGAGCAGACTTATTGGATTGAAGAAAGAGTTGACTATTCGAAGATTGGAAAGAGTGGGGAGTAGTAGTATTTCGAGCGAGGTGGATGCTTCCTTCTCAATGGAGAAGTTAGCTGATCTTCAATGTTTGGTACTAAGTTGTTCCGTCCACCACAGAGATACAAGCAATGACGAAGAAGTTTTAGAAAGACTTCGACCCCATCCATATCTAAAGGGATTGAGGATAAAAGCATATTGGGGTGCCAGGCTTCCATCCTGGATCTCTCAACTGCATAGACTAGTTCAGATTGAGATTGCAGGTTGTCACAGATGCAGGCAGCTATCACCTGTGGATCACCTCCCTTTCCTCAAAAGAATCTCCTTGCGGGGTTTGAGTAATTTGGAGCATATAGAATTATCGGAGGGTGGGAGGATGCCACAGTCTAATTTCTTTCCATCCTTGGAAGAAATAGAGCTGGAGTATTTGCCTGAATTCAAGGGATGGGAGTGGGAGAGGAGGGGCAATAGAATTGAAGAGGAGGATGgcgattcttcttcttcttctttgttaATGCTCCACAGCTTCTCCGACAAGGTCAAGGTCAAGATAGATTGCTGCTCAAGATTCTCATACATGCATG GTCAACAGCTACTACAACTAACGAGATGGTGGATGAAGGATGTAACTGCACTCCTACTCCACCAAAACGATCCACTACTTCTTCCCCTTGGCCCCCAACGACCGATGGCAGTGCTGGTGCCTACTGATCCATCTCCATCGACTGATTCTCTATCTCTCACCGCACTGACTTCCCTCTCCATCAGCTATATTGAGGATGCAGAGCACTTGCCCGTGGAGTTGTTTCAGTCCCTCCCATCTCTCCAG CTACAGGGCCATAATAAACTTCGCCGTCTAACTATCACATCAATTCATGAGACGGAGTGTTTGCCTGGGTGGTTCCAGTATCTCTCCAACCTGGAACATTTAAATATTAGAAACTGCAAAGGCTTGAAGTCTCTGCCTGGAAGAGTGATTCTTCCGCTTTTCACCACCCTCAAGTCGTTGGAACTATACCGCTGTCTAGAACTTGACTTATCGACAGGGGAGtcagaagaagatgaagaagacatgTCGATGCTGCCTAATTTACAATTCCCCAAGCTCCGCAAGTTGGAAATTCGTATATACCAAAACTGGAGACTCTTCCGTGGTGGGTTCAGCACCTCATTTACCTTGAATCTTCAGTCATCATATCCTGCAAGAATCTGA